A stretch of DNA from Synergistaceae bacterium:
CCGCCGCAGGAGCTCCCCACCACCGACGCCTCCGGGATACGGGCGTGAATGGCATCGGCGACTTTATCCAGCCGATGACCGATTACGGCGTTGACGATCCATAATCCGCCCTTCGGAAGCGCTTCGTCTCCGTAAAGAACGCTGATACACTCCTCTACAGCCCGGGAACTGTTGGCGATTCGAACGCTTGCGGAACGAAAATTCAACATGATATCTTCCTCCTGATAACGAATTTGCGGTGATTGGCATCAATATATTAGTATATCAGTAGCGCATTACAAACTTTTCGACATCAGTAATTCCCGGAGTCTGCTATAATGCGTCCAAAGAAGCGGCCGGCAAAAAACCGCATCCATTGATGAGTCTCCCTGAATTTCAAAAAGAAAGCCGAGGTTTCAGCGAAAATGGATTTTCAAAACGTCCTGAATAAGCGATATTCTGTGCGAAGTTTCGCGTCCACGCCCGTGGAAAAAGAAAAGCTCGACGCCATTCTGGAGGCGGGCCGAACCGCTCCCACGGCGGGCAACCTGCAGCCCCACCGCATACGCGTCGTTCAAAAACCGGAAGAACTGGCAAAGATCGACCTCTGCACGCCCTGCCGTTACAGAGCGCCCCTGGTTCTGATCGTATGTTACGACAAAAACGTCTGTTGGGAGCGTCCTTTCGACGGAGAACGGAGCGGGCAAACCGACGCCTCCATCGCCACCACGTACATGATGCTCACGGCGGAAAACTCCGGACTGGGGTCGGTGTGGGTGATGAAGTTTGACCCGGCAAAAACGGTGGAGGAGTTCGGTCTTCCCGACAACCTCGTTCCAGCGGCCATGCTGGTTCTGGGATACCCCGCGAAAGACGCGCAACCCTCCGACAGACACACTCAGCGTTTTCCGATGGAGAAGCTGCTCATCCCATAATCTCGACTTTTCAGCGGACTGCGAAACCCATACTGAAAAGGGACCCAGGCCGTGTTCGACACGAAGGCGGCGATTTCCTTACCGGGTCATCCGCAGGAAAGCCGCCTCTGCAGCCGCGTCTGCTGCCCTGCGCTCCGCTTCGTCCCGGGTATAGCCCATCTCTTTGCCCTCAGTGGCGTCAGACCAGAGGACTTTGCCTGCGGAGTTTATCGCCGTCACCGCCGCGGAAGCCGTTCCGGTGAAAAGATTGAATTCGTTGCGCTGAGTCTCCCCGTCCAGACGGATGCTGACCGAGATTATCACAGCGACGCCGTACCGTTTGCCCAGGCGTTTAACGGCGTCCGTATCGCCTTCCAGGGCGGCCTCCGCCGATTTATCCCCCCGGATTGCAGCCTGTTTTTTTCCGTCGGCGACCCGATATCCCTTCTCCTTCAGCCGCCGTGAGAGGAGTTCCTCCATCTCAGAATCCCTTTGAGGATTCGGCCCCTTCACCAGAACGGCACAGGTTCCTTTTTCAGGCAGAGGCGAGGA
This window harbors:
- a CDS encoding nitroreductase family protein — its product is MDFQNVLNKRYSVRSFASTPVEKEKLDAILEAGRTAPTAGNLQPHRIRVVQKPEELAKIDLCTPCRYRAPLVLIVCYDKNVCWERPFDGERSGQTDASIATTYMMLTAENSGLGSVWVMKFDPAKTVEEFGLPDNLVPAAMLVLGYPAKDAQPSDRHTQRFPMEKLLIP